Within Ictalurus furcatus strain D&B chromosome 3, Billie_1.0, whole genome shotgun sequence, the genomic segment TCTTAGCTttctaatgtttttatttccctCCCTGCAGAAATAAGAGaatgttatttttcatttctttaaatggATATGCATGGTAATTCATGGCGAACACTCACCTGAATATTTGCAAAATTCGGATTTAGTGATTCATTGCTCAGATCTCTTCCATCTTTAGTGTCATCCATAATCAAAATTCCCAGCTTCCGTGCACGCGTTCTGCATTTCTGAAAACAATTATTTCCGTTGAAATAAGTCAAAAGATCACATTTGAGGCATGTAGCTTTTAATAAACTGATATGATTGTGTAACAAATTAATTGCTAATTTGACAACAGAAATAGAACAGAGGACTACAAAATTCAATATTAACctcataaacatttaaatataaacaaatgtctTCTGggataattaaataatattttgatcAGCCAGTGTATCAACTCaagtttgaaataaataaagcaatataaattatataaacaattttaatCTATTGAGTCTGAACAATCCCACAGGCAAACTGAATCTGCTAGTAAGAGTAAATGTAATATGTTAATAGTGCtgattttgctttatttataatGAGGACATTTTATCTGTGAGGAAAATTTGAGGAAAACTGATGTACATCAAAGAGAtgtgatcccccccccccatttatttatttttacaatttgtGAATGTGAATTTGACTTTTACCCTAACCTTTTCAGAACCAGCTGAGCCCAAACTAGTTTACTGAAATTTTGTCAATGCGTTCATAAAGCTCCATATCTGAAACTTAATTTCATGTCATAACATCTCAGAAAATATGCCATACCTGCTGTTGTTGGTCAAACTCAGCTTTTCTGTCCACTATCATGGTGGCCCACAGGATATCTTTATCCATCCTgataaaatgaatcaatataGATAAGCAAAATTATTCCAGTTAGAAACTTCAAGAAACTCTTTCAAGCAAAGTTTCCTCTATATTAATGATATTTAATTATGAATGATAATAAAGACACCTATAAATAAGCAGCCTATTGAGTGCGCTCAGGGAAAAAAGGCTATAAAGAATGGAAGGTGGTATGGGTGCTCTTATACCACACAGCAGGCATGCAAAGCCCACAGCCAGCTTTGTGTGACAGGTGTGATCAGGAGCTGGACTCAATACTGACCTGACACATGACACTCTCCAGTGCCACTCACTTGCGCTgtgctcattttttttattagttttattacaAGAGTATCTGCtcaataaacacactgtattgGGGATTAtgttatttgtaataatttcaTTGGTGTCAAGTGTTAGCTTGTAATTACTCACTACTGTCATACCACATAATAACCCATTACTACCAAAGATCCAGGGCCATGCTTTGTCTCACACTTACTATATAAAATGCAAAAGCATGTTTGAGTATCTGGATACTAataagctaataataataataataataataataataataatggttgtTTATTCATCCAGTATATCACCACACAGTCTGTCATTACTCTTCTAATTAATGTGCAGATGTAAATTGTTTAAATGGATGAGAAAAGTCACGGTTCTGTCAGAGACTTTCATCACAATGCTATTTGAATTTATTATCTGTTACAAGTGAATATGTCACAATGTTAAACTTTAACAGAAAGATGACATAACCTGGTTTTCTAATTAACAATGATTTATGTTCTGAGTGACAGATCCTTGACAGATGTTAAACTTCTGCTTAAAGGTTACATGGAAATAGTAGCTGTATATAATACTCATATTTAACATAtggaaatgttaaatattagataTAGATGAGGTTCGCTCTATAAGGGAATTTACCAATACCACAGTTTCTAATGACACGagattttggttttgttttttttttcttttttgcagctTTGCAGTTCATGGAAGTAAttcataaatgtattaatatgtgAGACTGTAAAGGCAAAATTGGGATTTGGGGGACTCTGCAATAAGAATTAGACTTTAAAATCCtcagttcatttaaaacattaaagaacaaAATACTAATACCTGTATTTTGAAATGAAGATATGCAACTATGAAACGTATTTTGTATAGGAGGGCCCTCAATGACAGGTGAATCATTAACCCTGACTGTCAAGGATCAGTCAGAGATAAACACTCGCATAACTGCTGTTTAGAGTCACAGAGTTGAACTGTCACCGGTCTCTCTTCTGCTCAACCCTGACTGCTCTTTTAGGCCAAGAATCACAAATAAGATCTGAAAAGCGAAGTAAGTGTGTAACCATTTTTGGAAATGTTATTGCAATGTTATCTAATCCCCTTGCTACTCCCCACATGGAAGGAATGTGACGGGAGCTCTTTTGTGAGTCGGGGATTTGAAATGCTTCCAGACTTACTGCTTTTACTGTGGAGGCTTCTGTTATGCTAATTACAGGAGGAATGCTCAGGAAGTGTTCATAGAAGCTTGGGATCCTGTGTCTACATGGAGACTTTAAAGCACCTGAGCATGAAGAAGCATGAGGGAAATGATGTTCCACTGCTGGCTGACGCAGACAGTGCCAAGAGCCCAGGCATTAAACACTGGAGAGAGTCCAGTCAATTCTTCCTCACACAGTGAGTTTTACATGGATTATATGAAggatatgtatttattttttttattttttgtaaaatatagaAGAGTATTAGTTAGTAGAATACAGCAATGTCTATTCTCTCCAAGAAGGTGGAAAAACCTTGGCCTGAGCTTCACTCTACTCCTGAGCTGTTATTCAGCAATCCTTGTCCCTGCTTATCTGCCTACTAAACAACTGACCTGGACTGAAAGCTCCACAGAAGACTATTTGGTACAGAGTTAGTGTTTATACTCATTCCATGACATTTTCTTATATTTAATACAGGCTCTAGAAGTGGTAAGATGGTGCAGAAAGTATTGTTGTTCTTTACAGTTCCAGGATCTCTatttcaatcctgagctcgggttactgtttgTGAGGAGgttggcatgttctccctgtgtctgtgttggTTCCctctggttctctggtttcctcccacttcccaaaaacatgccactaGGGAAATCGGCTAAGATAAATtacctctaggtgtgaatgaatgtgtgaatgtgtgtgtgcatggtggccTGAGATGGACTGGAATCCCACCCAGGATGTATCCACAGGACAGACTCTGGATCAACCGccaccctgagcaggataaagcagaagatgaatgaatgaatgaatgaatgaatgaaaaaagatTTTATAAGAACTCTAAAGGTGTTCTGCATGTCGCACTCTTCCTCCAGGACATATTGAATCGCTCGGCAGATCTGCTGTCTCGGCCATGTATAAGCGGCTTTACCAAGACAAAGCTGCAGAAAGTGCTGAATTTGGACAGCCTGCTTCAGATTCCTGTGTTCCTGCAGAATGAGACCAGACACTGGGAACTGGCACCTCCACTTGGTCTGCTAGGCAGTGAGGGTACGTTGGCACAGACACTTAGAGTTCTGCCTCACTCTGGACTGCCCTCTGTGCCAGACAGGTGTAGAAGATGTATGGTGGTTGGGAGTGGTGGAATCTTACATGCCAAACATCTTGGAGCCCATATTGATAAATATGACATCATTATAAGGTTAGTTCAGCTAACACCATTTATACTATAAACTGCATACTGTCTCATATTTTAAATCTCATATCAGTGTATGAATAGGAAGTAAAAAGTAAATTtactatatacatttatttgtacTGTCCTGCATAAAGAATGTTAAGCATATGAATATTTGTATGTTTGCTATCAAATTTATAGCATCAAATTAAAGCAAATGATTTATGCttgcttttattttactttcattccattttatttataattataataatgtcaCAAGTTTCATGTATTCAATCAGTACCTCCAGCGtttcaggattttgtgatcacagaaatgaatgtaaaatcaagcaaactctgcaatatttgaaggagcttgcaatttttcaaaatgaccacagtttttcagcagatttgggccaagacacatcatgtgacagcatcacaacgcgcattcagccaaagccatcTTTTATTCATGTGTGCCAAACATTAGTACAGCTAAAGAGgtctcatttaacaacaaacataaGACCACGATGTATGCGAAAGGCCAcgcaaaacatttttgtgcaattcaagtagtttttggCAAAAGAGCACAAACAAAATCTGCAAGTTACATTGCACCTTTTgaaaaaatctgcagcaaaatcaaacatttttggctgtaacaatcacaaaacaacttggcgaaatcctgtacagactgtttAAAGTACATATAGATAATTAATCTAaaaacattttgtcattttaacacTTTTAGAATGAACAATGCACCAGTGTTTGGATTTGAGGAAGATGCAGGCTCAAGAACCACAATTCGATTGACATATCCTGAAGCAGCATCCTTCTTGCAACAAGAATATCAGAACACAGACATAGTAGCTGTAGTTGTATTCAAGAGGCTGGATTTAGAGTGGTTGACCTCTGTTGTAACAAAAAAGCCTTTGGTGAGCATCATAGGTGCTTATTCTTCCAGTCTGTCTTCCAATATATCAAAATGTaattgaaagaaaacaaaatgaaatgaaaattgaTCCCTGTCTCCAGAG encodes:
- the st3gal7 gene encoding ST3 beta-galactoside alpha-2,3-sialyltransferase 7 isoform X2; translated protein: METLKHLSMKKHEGNDVPLLADADSAKSPGIKHWRESSQFFLTQRWKNLGLSFTLLLSCYSAILVPAYLPTKQLTWTESSTEDYLDILNRSADLLSRPCISGFTKTKLQKVLNLDSLLQIPVFLQNETRHWELAPPLGLLGSEGTLAQTLRVLPHSGLPSVPDRCRRCMVVGSGGILHAKHLGAHIDKYDIIIRMNNAPVFGFEEDAGSRTTIRLTYPEAASFLQQEYQNTDIVAVVVFKRLDLEWLTSVVTKKPLSWWSKLWFWRDVVSDIPLQPGNFRILNPEILSRTWHVMQNYGKHESKTVPTLGFTGVVVALQLCDEVSMAGFGYDFKHPGSLLHYYGTVRMDHMMAQVVHDVSAERSLLRGLVKSGVVRDVTGAL
- the st3gal7 gene encoding ST3 beta-galactoside alpha-2,3-sialyltransferase 7 isoform X1 — its product is MREMMFHCWLTQTVPRAQALNTGESPVNSSSHSEFYMDYMKDMYLFFLFFVKYRRVLVSRIQQCLFSPRRWKNLGLSFTLLLSCYSAILVPAYLPTKQLTWTESSTEDYLDILNRSADLLSRPCISGFTKTKLQKVLNLDSLLQIPVFLQNETRHWELAPPLGLLGSEGTLAQTLRVLPHSGLPSVPDRCRRCMVVGSGGILHAKHLGAHIDKYDIIIRMNNAPVFGFEEDAGSRTTIRLTYPEAASFLQQEYQNTDIVAVVVFKRLDLEWLTSVVTKKPLSWWSKLWFWRDVVSDIPLQPGNFRILNPEILSRTWHVMQNYGKHESKTVPTLGFTGVVVALQLCDEVSMAGFGYDFKHPGSLLHYYGTVRMDHMMAQVVHDVSAERSLLRGLVKSGVVRDVTGAL
- the st3gal7 gene encoding ST3 beta-galactoside alpha-2,3-sialyltransferase 7 isoform X3, which codes for METLKHLSMKKHEGNDVPLLADADSAKSPGIKHWRESSQFFLTQWKNLGLSFTLLLSCYSAILVPAYLPTKQLTWTESSTEDYLDILNRSADLLSRPCISGFTKTKLQKVLNLDSLLQIPVFLQNETRHWELAPPLGLLGSEGTLAQTLRVLPHSGLPSVPDRCRRCMVVGSGGILHAKHLGAHIDKYDIIIRMNNAPVFGFEEDAGSRTTIRLTYPEAASFLQQEYQNTDIVAVVVFKRLDLEWLTSVVTKKPLSWWSKLWFWRDVVSDIPLQPGNFRILNPEILSRTWHVMQNYGKHESKTVPTLGFTGVVVALQLCDEVSMAGFGYDFKHPGSLLHYYGTVRMDHMMAQVVHDVSAERSLLRGLVKSGVVRDVTGAL